The DNA region TCATGCTTGGCGAAAAAGGCGTCGACCCCCTCCCAATGCTCTCCATCGACCACGCCGGGGGAGATCCCATTCACGTTGATGCCATATTTGATCAGATCAAGCCCCGCCGATTGCGTCAGCGAGATCACCGCAGCCTTTGTCGCGCAGTAAACGGCGACAAGCGCTTCGCCACGGCGGCCCGCTTGGCTGGCAATATTGATGATCTTTCCGCCCCGCCCATGCGCGATCATCTGCTTTGCGACCGCCTGCAGGGTGAAAAGCGTGCCTCCAACATTAACAGCAAACAGCCGGTCAAAATCGTCACGTTCAATCTCCACAATCGGCGCTGCCGAGAACAGAGCGGCGTTATTGATCAGAATGTCGATATGCCCGAATGCGGTAACCACCTCATCCACGGCGCTGTCGATGCTGGCTTGGGAGGAGATATCCATTTCAACCGCGATGGCCCCAAGCTCTTTGGCGGTTTCGCGGGCCCGTGCGATATTGATATCGGCAATGGCAACT from Pseudorhodobacter turbinis includes:
- a CDS encoding L-iditol 2-dehydrogenase, with amino-acid sequence MMRLKGKTTLITGGARGIGRAFAAAYIREGAKVAIADINIARARETAKELGAIAVEMDISSQASIDSAVDEVVTAFGHIDILINNAALFSAAPIVEIERDDFDRLFAVNVGGTLFTLQAVAKQMIAHGRGGKIINIASQAGRRGEALVAVYCATKAAVISLTQSAGLDLIKYGINVNGISPGVVDGEHWEGVDAFFAKHENKFPGQKRREVGAAVPFGRMGQAKDLTGMAVFLASSDADYIVAQTYNVDGGQWMS